From one Salinibacterium hongtaonis genomic stretch:
- the uvrA gene encoding excinuclease ABC subunit UvrA translates to MTISPVQSDSQLSVRGARVHNLRNVDLDIPRDALVVFTGLSGSGKSSLAFDTIFAEGQRRYVESLSAYARQFLGQVDRPDVDFIEGLSPAVSIDQKSTNRNPRSTVGTITEIYDYMRLLWARIGIPHCAICGERIARQTVQQIADQLMTLETGTRYQIVSPVVSQKKGEFVDLFKELAASGYSRAIVDGEQIQLSSPPTLKKQVKHDISVVVDRLVAADDVLSRLTDSLETALRLTDGLVAINYVDREGSAAWQSFSEKLSCPNNHPVQLTEIEPRTFSFNAPFGACPECSGLGTRMAVDSELLLGDTELSLADGVILPWTQGGKGLYNYFQRLLEGLARDLDFSLKTPWRDLSDDVQNAILRGNDFQVSVKWKNRFGREMKYTTGFEGVIPYIERKFIEAESDSARQRYASYLREIPCAVCDGKRLKPEVLAVTVDDRSIADVADLSLIDAFAFMNDLELTDREATIAAAVLREIRARLSFLIEVGLNYLNLARSAGSLSGGEAQRIRLATQIGSGLTGVLYVLDEPSIGLHQRDNRRLIETLVKLKSLGNTLIVVEHDEDTIRTADWIVDIGPGAGEHGGTVVHSGSYADLLANTESVTGDYLSGRQSIAVPAVRRPIDPERMLTVEGARANNLRSVTASIPLGTLTAITGVSGSGKSSLINDILYKVLANELNGARQIPGKHTRVTGLESLDKVVHVDQAPIGRTPRSNPATYTGVFDRIRTLFAETAEAKARGYLPGRFSFNVKGGRCENCSGDGTIKIEMNFLPDVYVTCEVCGGARYNRETLSVHYKGKNIAEVLDMPISEAAEFFEAIGAIHRYLTTLVDVGLGYVRLGQSATTLSGGEAQRVKLATELQRRSNGRSIYVLDEPTTGLHFEDVRKLLMVLNSLVDKGNSVVVIEHNLDVIKSADWIIDLGPEGGSGGGQIVATGTPEDVARSKKSHTGLYLKEVLSQSVTAERLSVANGKRATPAKKVSQAKSSAPVKKAAVRPRKAS, encoded by the coding sequence GTGACCATTTCCCCGGTTCAATCAGATTCGCAGTTGAGCGTGCGAGGCGCTCGGGTTCACAACCTTCGCAACGTTGATCTAGACATTCCGCGAGATGCGCTCGTGGTCTTCACTGGCCTCTCCGGCTCAGGTAAATCATCGCTCGCGTTCGACACCATCTTCGCCGAAGGTCAGCGCCGCTACGTCGAATCTCTGTCGGCCTACGCACGCCAGTTTCTCGGTCAGGTCGATCGACCCGACGTCGATTTCATCGAGGGCCTGAGCCCCGCAGTATCGATCGACCAGAAGTCGACGAACCGCAACCCTCGGTCGACCGTGGGCACGATCACCGAGATCTACGACTACATGCGTCTGCTGTGGGCACGCATCGGCATTCCGCACTGTGCAATCTGCGGTGAGCGCATCGCGCGCCAGACGGTGCAGCAGATCGCCGACCAGCTCATGACGCTCGAGACCGGCACTCGGTACCAGATCGTGAGCCCCGTTGTTTCACAGAAGAAGGGCGAGTTCGTCGACCTCTTCAAGGAGCTGGCCGCATCCGGCTACTCACGGGCGATCGTCGACGGTGAGCAGATTCAACTTAGCTCGCCCCCCACCCTCAAAAAGCAGGTCAAGCACGATATTTCCGTCGTCGTCGACCGCCTCGTCGCCGCTGATGATGTGTTGTCGCGCCTCACCGATTCGCTCGAAACCGCTCTCCGGCTTACCGACGGCCTCGTCGCCATCAACTACGTCGACCGTGAGGGGTCCGCGGCCTGGCAGTCATTCAGCGAGAAGCTGTCATGCCCCAATAACCATCCGGTTCAACTGACGGAGATCGAACCTCGAACGTTCTCGTTCAACGCTCCTTTCGGGGCCTGCCCGGAGTGTTCCGGCCTCGGCACCCGAATGGCGGTCGATTCTGAGCTCCTCCTCGGTGACACCGAGCTGAGCCTCGCCGACGGCGTCATCCTTCCGTGGACGCAAGGCGGCAAGGGCCTTTACAACTACTTCCAGCGCCTCCTCGAGGGGCTTGCGCGCGACCTCGATTTCTCGCTGAAGACTCCGTGGCGTGACCTTTCGGACGACGTTCAGAATGCCATTCTTCGGGGCAATGACTTCCAGGTAAGCGTCAAGTGGAAGAACCGTTTTGGTCGAGAAATGAAGTACACGACCGGTTTCGAGGGAGTCATTCCCTACATAGAGCGCAAGTTCATCGAGGCGGAGAGCGATTCGGCTCGCCAGCGCTACGCAAGCTACCTGCGGGAGATTCCCTGTGCTGTGTGTGATGGCAAGCGACTGAAGCCGGAGGTACTCGCGGTCACGGTGGATGACCGCAGCATCGCCGATGTCGCCGATCTCAGCCTCATTGACGCGTTCGCCTTCATGAACGACCTCGAACTCACCGATCGCGAAGCAACGATCGCCGCTGCGGTGCTCCGGGAGATCCGAGCCCGGCTGTCGTTCCTCATCGAAGTGGGGCTCAACTACCTCAACCTCGCTCGCTCAGCCGGTTCTCTTTCGGGCGGAGAGGCGCAGCGCATCCGTCTGGCGACTCAGATTGGCTCTGGCCTGACCGGCGTGCTCTATGTGCTTGACGAGCCCAGCATCGGTCTCCACCAGCGCGATAACCGCAGGCTGATTGAAACCCTCGTCAAGCTCAAGAGCCTCGGCAACACGCTCATCGTTGTCGAACACGATGAAGACACGATTCGCACGGCCGACTGGATCGTGGATATCGGTCCAGGAGCGGGAGAACACGGCGGAACAGTCGTTCATTCAGGCTCGTATGCCGACCTGCTGGCAAACACGGAATCGGTGACGGGAGATTACCTATCCGGCCGCCAGTCCATCGCAGTACCCGCCGTTCGCCGGCCCATCGATCCCGAGCGGATGCTCACCGTCGAGGGCGCACGGGCCAACAACCTCCGGTCAGTGACGGCGTCGATCCCACTCGGCACGCTGACCGCCATCACTGGAGTCAGCGGCTCTGGCAAGTCTTCGCTCATCAACGACATCCTCTACAAGGTGTTGGCCAACGAGCTCAACGGGGCGCGGCAGATTCCGGGCAAGCACACCCGCGTCACGGGGCTCGAGAGCCTCGACAAAGTTGTCCACGTTGATCAGGCACCGATCGGCCGCACCCCTCGATCGAACCCTGCGACCTACACGGGAGTATTTGACCGCATCCGCACGCTCTTTGCCGAGACGGCGGAGGCCAAGGCTCGTGGTTATCTGCCGGGCCGTTTCAGCTTCAACGTCAAGGGCGGTCGGTGCGAGAACTGCTCCGGTGACGGCACGATCAAGATCGAGATGAACTTCTTGCCTGACGTCTACGTCACCTGCGAGGTCTGCGGGGGAGCGCGCTACAACCGCGAAACGCTCTCCGTGCACTACAAGGGCAAGAACATTGCCGAAGTTCTCGATATGCCGATCAGCGAGGCCGCCGAGTTCTTCGAGGCAATCGGTGCGATCCACCGCTACCTCACGACACTCGTCGATGTCGGACTCGGGTACGTTCGCCTCGGTCAGAGCGCGACCACCCTGTCGGGAGGAGAAGCTCAGCGCGTCAAGCTTGCGACGGAACTGCAGCGGCGGTCGAACGGACGCAGCATTTATGTGCTCGACGAACCGACCACTGGTCTTCACTTCGAAGACGTTCGCAAGCTCCTGATGGTGCTCAACAGCCTGGTCGACAAGGGCAATTCGGTGGTCGTAATCGAGCACAATCTCGATGTGATCAAGTCAGCGGACTGGATTATCGACCTCGGACCCGAGGGAGGCTCCGGTGGTGGTCAGATCGTGGCTACAGGAACTCCTGAGGATGTTGCCCGGTCCAAGAAGAGCCACACAGGCCTATACCTCAAAGAGGTTCTGAGCCAGTCGGTGACGGCCGAACGGCTCAGTGTTGCCAATGGCAAGCGCGCTACTCCTGCGAAGAAGGTGTCTCAGGCGAAGTCCTCCGCACCGGTCAAGAAGGCTGCCGTTCGGCCACGCAAAGCTAGCTGA